The following DNA comes from Mycobacterium sp. MS1601.
GGCGCCGCACTCGAACGGGTACGCAACTACATCAGCCAAGGCGTCGAAGCCGGAGCCGACCTGGTGATCGACGGCCGCGAACGCACCACCGACGAACTGTCCTTCGACGACCACGACCTCTCCAACGGCTTCTTCATCGGCCCCACCCTGTTCGATCACGTCACCACCGACATGTCCATCTACACCGACGAAATCTTCGGCCCCGTCCTGTGCATCGTGCGCGCCCACGACTACGACGAGGCCCTGCGACTGCCGTCAGAGCACGAATACGGCAACGGCGTGGCCATTTTCACCCGCGACGGTGACGCCGCCCGCGACTTCGTCTCCCGGGTACAGGTCGGCATGGTCGGAGTCAACGTACCGATCCCGGTACCCGTGGCCTACCACACCTTCGGCGGCTGGAAACGCTCCGGCTTCGGCGACCTCAACCAACACGGACCAGCGTCCATCCAGTTCTACACCAAGACCAAAACCGTGACCGAGCGCTGGCCCTCCGGCATCAAGGATGGCGCCGAATTCGTCATCCCGACAATGAAGTAGGGCGCACACATGCAATTGTTCGGACTCGACGACGACGAGCGGGTCATCACCGAGACCGCGGCCGCGTTCGCGACCAAACGGCTGGCCCCGCACGCACTGGATTGGGATGCGGCCAAACACTTCCCGGTCGAGGAGCTGCGCGCGGCCGCCGAGCTGGGGATGGCGGCGGTGTACTGCAGCGAGGATGTCGGCGGCAGTGGCCTGCGGCGCATCGATGCGGTACGCATCTTCGAGCAGTTGGCCGCCGCCGACCCCACCGTGGCGGCGTTCCTGTCGATCCACAACATGTGTGCGTGGATGATCGACACCTACGGCACCCGCGAACAACGCAAGACCTGGGTGCCGAAGCTGGCCTCGATGGAGTCCATCGCCTCGTACTGTCTGACCGAACCGGGTGCGGGTTCGGATGCCTCGGCGTTGCGGACCAGAGCGATCCGGGACGGCGAGCATTACGTCCTGGACGGGGTCAAGCAGTTCATCTCCGGTGCCGGCAGCTCCGATGTCTACGTGGTGATGGCCCGCACGGGAAGTGAAGGCCCGCGCGGCATCTCGACGTTCGTCGTCGAGAAAGACGTACCGGGGCTGTCGTTCGGCCCCGACGAGGTCAAGATGGGCTGGAACGCTCAGCCGACGGCCCAGGTGATCTTCGAGGGCGTCCGGGTGCCGGCCGAGAACCTGCTGGGCGGCGAGGAGGGCACCGGTTTCGGTATCGCCATGAACGGGCTCAACGGCGGTCGGATCAACATCGCCGCCTGCTCCCTGGGTGGCGCGCAGACGGCCTACGAGAAGGCCGCGGCTTATGTCCGGGACCGGGAGGCCTTCGGGGCATCGTTGCTCGACGAGCCGACCATCCGGTTCACCCTGGCGGACATGGCCACCGCGCTGCAGGCCTCACGAACGCTGTTGTGGCAGGCGGCTTCCGCGCTGGATGCCAATGACCCCGCCAAGGTGGAGTTGTGCGCAATGGCCAAGCGGTATGTCACCGACGCCTGTTACGAGGTGGCGGACAAAGCCCTGCAATTGCACGGCGGTTACGGCTATCTCAAGGAATACGGCCTGGAGAAGATCGTCCGCGACCTGCGGGTGCATCGAATCCTCGAGGGCACCAACGAAATCATGCGCGTCGTGATCGGCAGGGCAGAAGCCGCACGCGCGCGAGCGGCGAGTTGAGAGGTAGTCAATGACGACGATCGCGTTCCTGGGCCTGGGCAACATGGGCGGCCCCATGGCGGTGAACCTGGTGGGGGCCGGCCACACGGTGCGGGCCTTCGATCTGGTGCCGGCTCTGCGTGATGCGGTGGAAGCCAAGGGCGCCACGGTGTTCGACAGCGGTGCCGAAGCGGCGTCCGGGGCCGACGTGGTGATCACCTCGCTGCCCAACGGCGCCATCGTGAAGTCCTGTTACGCCGAGGCGCTGCCTGCCGCCAAACCGGGCACCTTGTTCATCGACACGTCCACCATCTCTGTCGACGATGCCCGCGAGATCAATGCCCAGGCCACCGAAGGCGGCTTCCTGCAGATCGACGCCCCGGTCTCCGGTGGGGTCAAGGGCGCCACTGCCGGCACACTGGCCTTCATGGTGGGCGGCAGCGACGAGGCCGTCGAACGCGCCCGCCCGGTGCTGGAGCCCATGGCGGGCAAGATCATTCACTGCGGCGCCTCCGGCACCGGCCAGGCGGCCAAACTGTGCAACAACATGGTGCTGGCGGTGCAGCAGATCGCCATCGGTGAGGCGTTTGTGCTGGCCGAGAAGCTGGGTCTGTCGGATCAGTCGCTGTTCGACGTCATCACCGGCGCCACCGGCAATTGCTGGTCGGTGCACACCAACTGCCCGGTGCCAGGACCGGTGCCGACGTCACCGGCCAACAACGATTTCAAGCCGGGATTCGCCACCGCCCTGATGAACAAAGACCTGGGCCTGGCGATGGCTGCGGTGTCCTCCACCGGATCCAACGCTCCGCTGGGCACCCACGCCGCCGAGATCTACGCGAAGTTCAACGAGGAGCATGCCGGCGAGGACTTCAGCGCCGTCATCAACTCGCTGCGCTGAGCCGTGGTTTCAGAAATCTCCCGCGCTGTGTCGCAGCGTCTCGATCGAGGCAACGAGGCGCTGCGACTCCTCGGCTGACATCCCGATATCGGCGAACACCTTCTCGTTGAGGGTGGCCGTCGCGTCCTCCACTGTGGAGCGACCCAGGTCGGTGATCTCCACCAGCGTGGTGCGCCCGTCGGTGGGGTGCGGCAGCCGTCGCACCAGTCCACCGGCCTCCAGCCGGCGAATGGCGTGCGTGACGCTGGTGACATGTACCTGAAGTCGGTCGGACGCCTTGGTGATGGGTAGCGCGCCGGCTCGGCTGAACGCCAGCAGGCGCAGCAACTCGAACCGCGAGAAGCTCAAATCGTAGGGACGCAAGGCACTTTCGACTCGAGCAAGCAGGATCTGATGCGCCCGCATCACCGACGTCACCGCCACCATGCCCCCGGCGACGTCACCCCATCCGGCTTTCTCCCAGTTCGCGCGGGCGGCAGCTATCGGATCTCTGGGGTCGCCGTGGCTGGAGTCGGGCATCAGCCCATTCAAGCGCATCGCTGCGCGCACATACGCTCAACGCGCGGTGGCGTCGAGGGCACGCTCCAACAGCACCTCACCGGATTCGTCATCCACCACCTGCACTGCGGCGATGTCGTCGACGGCCAGCGAGGTACTGGCATGCGGTGACGCGGTGGTTCCTGCTGTCGCATTCCACGTTGCCAAGCGTGTCCTGGTGCCGTCGTCCCCGACCGCCACCATGACAAGACGGTCGATGTCGGCCGGTTCGTCGGGCCGGTCGGCGTACGTGCAGGACATCATGATCTCGGTGCCCCAGTCATGCTCAGCCAGCCTCACCGTCGCCGAGTACGACGACGGGGTGACCGCTGTGAGTTCCAGCGCCGGCTGTCCGGCCGGCACCGACCGCCACCACACCATCGCCAAGCCCGTCGCCAATCCGATCACCAGCACCGCGGCGGCGGCAGAGGCGAACATCAACCACGACCGGTGGCGCCGGGTCGCCGCCGCCGCCGCCGCCATCAGCGCACCGAAATCCGGCGGCAGGTCCTGGACGGGAGCGTCATCGCCCACGGTCTCGCAGTCCAGCAGCGACAGCAGGGCCGGCATGCCGCTGATCTCGGAAACTGCGGAGCGGCACTGCCGGCACGTCACCAGGTGTGCCTCGTACTCGCGTCGCTCGGCGCTGGACAGCGAACCCAGCACGTAGGCGGCGTCCCACATGGCATAAGGGTCGGCGTTCGTCATCGCGTCACCCCCATCTCCTGCAGGACCAGTCGCAGTGCCCGCACGGCGTAGTGCAGCCGCGATTTCACGGTGCCTTCGGCGATCTGCAGATCGTCGGCGATCTGGGTGGTGGACCAGCCCAAGTAGTACGACCGGCGGATCACCGCCCGGTGGTCGGCGGACAGTTGCGCCATGGCATCGCCCAGCAGCAGCCGGTCCAGCGCCGCATTGACTTCGTCCGGGCCTGGCAGCTCGATGCCGGTGTCCGGTGACTCACGGCGGAAGCGCGCACTGCGGCGTTCGTCGATGATCATGTTGCGGGCCACGGTGAACAGCCAGGCCCTGGCGGGCCGTCGGGTGTCGTCGATCGCCTCGGGATGTTCCCAGGCTCGCAGCAGCGTCTCCTGCACCACGTCTTCGGCGCGGGCCCGATCACCGGTCAAGCGCAGGGCGTATCGCCACAGCGCGGCAGCATGCGCGTCGTACAGCGAGCGCAGCGCAACTCCATCCGCGTCGTCCACGAGGAACCTCCCGAGTTGGACACGACGTAGGTGCCCAATCGGTTCAAGTGTGCTCCTTCAGCCAAGGCAGCCACCTCGGCGGACATGCAGCGGTTCTAGAGCTCGAGGGTCAGGATGCGGGGTCCGTCGTCGGTGGCGGCGACGGTGTGCTCCCAATGCGCGGCGCGTGTTCCGTCGGTGGTGACCACGGTCCAGTCGTCGTCGAGGATCCGGGTCTGCGTGGTGCCCAGCGTCAGCATCGGCTCGATGGCCAGCACCGAGCCGGCCACCAGCATCGGCCCCCGGCCGGGCGGGCCTTCGTTGGCCAGGAACGGGTCCATGTGCATCTGGCGACCGATGCCGTGCCCGCCGTAGCCGGCGACGATTCCGAACTTGCGGTCGTATCTGATCTCGGCTGCTCGGGTGCCGCTCTCGATGGCGTGCGAGACGTCGCCCAGCTTGTTGCCGGGCACCATCGCAGCGATTCCGGCTTCCATGGATTCCCTGGTGGCCGCCGACAGGTTCTCGTCGGCCGCGATCAGCGGGCCGACACCGAAGGTGACGGCGGAGTCACCGTGCCAGCCGTCGACGATCGCACCGCAGTCGATGGACACCAGGTCGCCGGAGCCCAGCACTTCGGCCGCGGACGGGATGCCGTGCACCACGCGGTCGTTGACCGACGAACAGATGCTGCCCGGGTATCCGTGATAGCCCAGAAACGACGGGATGCCACCGCCGTCGCGGATGACGGATTCGGCGATGCGGTCCAGATCCAGCGTCGAGACCCCGGGGACCGCGGCCTCGCGGACCGCGCGCAGTGCCTTGGCGACCAGCGAGCCGGCCACCGCCATGGCGTCGAGTTCACCTGGGCTGCGTTGCGGCACGACCTTTCGCCCGCGCAGCCCGGGGATCGAGACCATTACTTGCCGAGTGCCTGCAGTGCTCGGCCGAACACCTCGTCGAGGGATCCGACGGCGTCAACGGTCTTGAGGTCGGCGCTGTAGTGGTCCAGCAGCGGCGCCGTCTCGTCCCGGTACACCTTGAAGCGGTTGCGGATGACGTCCTCGGTGTCGTCGGCCCGGCCACGCCCTTTGAGGCGCTCCACCAGTTCCTCCTCGGGAACCCGGAACTCCACCACGGCGTCCAGCTTCAGGCCGCGCTTGCGCAGCATCTCCTCGAGCGCCACGGCCTGCTCCACCGAACGCGGGAAGCCGTCGAGGATGAAGCCGGCCGCCGCGTCCTCGTCGTCGAGCCGGTCGTCGACCAGGGCGTTGGTGAGCGAAGCCGGAACCAGATCACCGGCGTCGAGGTACTTCTTGGCCTCGATACCGAGCTCGGTGCCCGTGCTGATGTTGTGCCGGAAGAGGTCGCCGGTCGAGATCTGCGGGACGCCGAGCTTCTCGGCGAGCTTGATGGCCTGGGTGCCCTTGCCGGCGCCGGGCGGTCCGAGCAAAACAATTCTCAACTTACCGAACCCTTCTGTCACTTGAGGAAGCCTTCGTAATTGCGCTGCATGAGCTGACTCTCGATCTGCTTCACGGTGTCCAGGCCGACGCCGATCATGATCAGCACCGCGGTACCACCGAACGGCAGATTCTGTACGCCGCCACCGCTGTTGCCGATGTCCAGGAAGACGTTGGGCAGCACGGCGATGATGCCGAGGTAGATCGAGCCGGGCAGCGTGATCCGGCTCAGCACGTAGCGCAGGTAGTCGGCGGTGGGCTTGCCCGGGCGGATGCCGGGGATGAAGCCACCGAACTTCTTCATCTCGTCGGCGCGCTCGTCGGGGTTGAAGGTGATCGACACATAGAAGTAGGTGAAGAACACGATCAGGCCGAAGTACAGCGCGATGTAAATGGGATCAGACGGGTTGGACAGGTAGTCCGCGACGAACTTCTCCCACCAGCCTTGGCCGGGGTTGCTGCTGCCGCTCTGGATCAACTGCGTGATCAGCTGCGGGATGTAGATCAGCGACGACGCGAAGATGACGGGGATGACGCCGGCCTGGTTGACCTTCAGCGGCAGGTAGGTCGACGTTCCGCCGTACATCTTGCGGCCGACCATGCGCTTGGCGTACTGCACCGGGATGCGGCGCTGGCCCTGCTCCACGAACACCACGCCGATGACGATGATCAGCGCCGCGATGCACACCAGGGTGAACACCATGCCACCGCGGCTGTCGAGGATGTTCTTGCCCTCGCCGGGGATGGCGGCGGCGATACCGGCGAAGATCAGCAGCGACATGCCGTTACCGACGCCGCGCTCGGTGACCAGCTCGCCCATCCACATCACCAGGGCGGCGCCTGCGGTCATGACGATGACGATGACGACCAGGACGAAGATGCTCTGGTCCTGGATGATGTCCAGCGCGCAGCCCTGCAGCAGGCCGCCGTTGGCGGCCAGCGCCACGATCGAGGTGGCCTGCAGAACGGCCAGCGCGATGGCGAGATAACGCGTGTACTGCGTCATCTTGGCCTGGCCCGACTGGCCTTCCTTGCGGAGTTGTTCGAAGCGCGGGATCACCACGGTGAGCAGCTGCACGATGATGCTCGCGGTGATGTAGGGCATTACGCCCACCGCGAACACGGACAGCTGCAACAGGGCGCCGCCGGAGAACAGGTTGATCAGGGAGTAGATCTGGCCGGACTCGCCGCCACTGACCTGCTCGATGCACTGCTGCACGTTGCCGTAGTTCACCCCGGGTGAGGGCAGCGAGGCGCCGACCCGGTACAGGATGACCATCGCCAGTGTGAACAGGATCTTTCGCCTGAGGTCGGCTGTCCGTAGCGCTGAGATGAAAGCCGAGAGCACTCTTCCTCCTGGGCAGCCGGCTCTATGGCGACGTGCCGATGGGGCTGGCCGGGCCAGCGACGGGTAAATCCTGAGTCCTACGCCGAGTACCGGCAGGCCAGAGTGGGTAACCACAGCCAGCGGCCTCGCGCGTCAAATCAGTGTACGAGAGTAACAGCCGGGTCCCCCATCGCCCGCATCGTCATGTCCCCGTCGTTCTCAGGCGCCTGTCAGTTTCACTCGCGTAGTGTCGAGACCATCTTATTAAATCGGCTAATTAACTTCGGGAAGGGACACGACCATGCCGCGCACCGACAACGACACCTGGGACCTCGCCTCCAGCGTGGGCGCCACCGCCACCATGGTGGCCGCGGCGCGGGCCATGGCCACCCAGGCCCCCAACCCGGTGATCGACGATCCGTTCGCCGAGCCTCTGGTACGCGCCGTCGGCGTCGACTTCTTCACCAAGCTGGCCTCCGGTGAGCTCAAGCCCGAGGACCTCGACCCCGGGACCGAGGCGTCGGCCCCGATGGGTGTCATGCGGTTCGTCGACGGCATGGCCGCCCGCACCCGCTTCTTCGACGAGTTCTTCCAGTCCGCCACCCGGGCCGGCGTCCGGCAGGCCGTCATTCTTGCGTCCGGCCTCGACGCGCGCGCCTACCGGCTGACATGGCCGACTGGAACGGTCGTCTACGAGATCGACCAACCCGAGGTCATCGAATTCAAGCGCCGGGCCATCGCCGATCTGGGCGCCCACCCCACCACCGAGCTTCGCCCGGTGGCCATCGATCTGCGCGACGACTGGGTGACGGCGCTTCGCGAGGCCGGACTCGACACCACCGAGCCCATCGCCTGGATCGCCGAGGGACTGCTGGGTTACCTGCCCGGCCAGGCGCAGGACACACTGCTGGACCAGATCACCGAGCTGAGCCCCGCCGGCAGCCGCTTCGCCCTCGAGGTGATGCCGGTCATCAGGGCCGACGAGCAGGAGGCGGCCCGCGAACGGATGCATTCGGTGACCACGAAGTGGCAGGAGCACGGGTTCGATCTGGACTTCTCCGAGCTGACCTTCCTCGGCGAGCGGGCCGACGCCTCGGCCTTTCTGGCCGAGCGTGGCTGGCAGGTGGAGGCGGTGCGGGCAAACGATCTGATCGTCGCGGCCGGCCTCATACCCGTCGAGGACGACCAGGTCGGCTTCGGCGACGTTCACTACATCACTGCGCTGCGGTGACCACACCCGCCGGGCGCTTCGATTCCGACACCTGGGACCTGGCCTCCAGCGTGGGGGCGACGGCCACCATGGTCGCCGCCGCCCGCGCGCTGGCCAGCGCCGAGCCCGACGCCCTGATCAACGACCCGTTCGCCGCTCCCCTGGTGCGTGCCGTCGGGGTGGAGTTCTTCACCAAGATGGTCGACGGTTCATTGCAGGTTCCGGAGGAAGCCGCCGAGGCGGCGACTGCCATGACAACCGTGATGGCGGTCCGCACCCGATTCTTCGACGACTTCTTCATCCACTCGGGCTTGCCGCAGGCGGTCATCTTGGCCTCGGGCCTCGATTCGCGTGCCTACCGCCTGCCATGGGCGCCGGGGGCCGTCGTCTATGAGATCGATCAGCCCGAGGTGATCGACTTCAAGACCAGGACGCTGGCCGAGTTGGGGGCCGAACCCACCACGGATCGCCGCACGGTCTCGGTCGATCTGCGTGACGACTGGCCCGCCGCGTTGCGCGGCGCCGGTTTCGACGACTCTGTGCCCACCGCGTGGAGCGCTGAGGGGCTGTTGATCTATCTGCCACCCGAGGCGCAGGACCGGCTGTTCGACCACATCACCACGCTGTCGGCGCCCGGGTCGACGTTGGCCACCGAGTACCACCGCGACGCCGGAGCCGCCATCGGGCAGCGAGCCGCCGAGATCCGACGCCAGTGGGGTGATCAGGGCTTTGATCTGGACTTCGCCGATCTGTCGTATCCGGGCGAGCGCCATCCGGTCACCGACTACCTGAGCGCCCGCGGATGGGACGTCACCGCCCGCTCGAGACCTGACGTGTTCGCCGACTACGGGCAGTGCTTCCCGACATCGGAGGCCCTCGCTCCGCTGCGCAACTCACTATCCGTGATCGCCACCAGGAGCGCCTAGATGTCGACCGGCCTCTCCGTACCGTCGGTGTGGCCGCAGGCGGCGCTCGCCGCGGACGGTCTCGCGTTCGCCGCCAAGGGTTTTGAGCTTCCCGCCGATCAGCCGGTGGAGTTCGTCGGCGACCACTCCGGCTCTCTGACCGCCGTCCTAGAGTGGAGCCATGGCACGCACTGAAGGCGACTCCTGGGATCCGGCGTCGAGCGTCGGCACCACGGCCACCATGGTGGCGGCGGCCCGCGCCGCGGCCACACAAGCCGGCCGGTTCATCGAGGACCCGTGGGCCGCCCCCCTGGTCCGCGCGGTCGGCATCGACTTCTTCACCAGGATGGTCGACGGCGAGCTCGACATCGCCCAATTCCCTGACTTCACCCCCGAGCGCGCACAGCAGATGATCGACGCAATGGCGTTGCGCACCAAATTCTTCGACGACTACTTCTTGTCCGCGAGCGACGCCGGAATCCAGCAGGCGGTGATCCTGGCCTCGGGCCTGGATTCCCGCGCCTACCGGCTGCCCTGGCCGGGCGGCACCACGGTCTACGAGATCGATCAACCACAGGTCATCGATTTCAAGACATCGACGCTGACGAAGCTGGGCGCACAGCCGTCCGCGCTGCGGCGTGCCATCGGGGTGGATCTGCGCGACGACTGGCCGGCCGCGCTGCTGGATGCGGGCTGGAGTGCCGAGCAACCCACCGCGTGGTGCGCCGAGGGGCTGTTGATCTATCTTCCTGCCGAGGCGCAGGACCG
Coding sequences within:
- a CDS encoding acyl-CoA dehydrogenase family protein, encoding MFGLDDDERVITETAAAFATKRLAPHALDWDAAKHFPVEELRAAAELGMAAVYCSEDVGGSGLRRIDAVRIFEQLAAADPTVAAFLSIHNMCAWMIDTYGTREQRKTWVPKLASMESIASYCLTEPGAGSDASALRTRAIRDGEHYVLDGVKQFISGAGSSDVYVVMARTGSEGPRGISTFVVEKDVPGLSFGPDEVKMGWNAQPTAQVIFEGVRVPAENLLGGEEGTGFGIAMNGLNGGRINIAACSLGGAQTAYEKAAAYVRDREAFGASLLDEPTIRFTLADMATALQASRTLLWQAASALDANDPAKVELCAMAKRYVTDACYEVADKALQLHGGYGYLKEYGLEKIVRDLRVHRILEGTNEIMRVVIGRAEAARARAAS
- the mmsB gene encoding 3-hydroxyisobutyrate dehydrogenase, which produces MTTIAFLGLGNMGGPMAVNLVGAGHTVRAFDLVPALRDAVEAKGATVFDSGAEAASGADVVITSLPNGAIVKSCYAEALPAAKPGTLFIDTSTISVDDAREINAQATEGGFLQIDAPVSGGVKGATAGTLAFMVGGSDEAVERARPVLEPMAGKIIHCGASGTGQAAKLCNNMVLAVQQIAIGEAFVLAEKLGLSDQSLFDVITGATGNCWSVHTNCPVPGPVPTSPANNDFKPGFATALMNKDLGLAMAAVSSTGSNAPLGTHAAEIYAKFNEEHAGEDFSAVINSLR
- a CDS encoding MarR family transcriptional regulator, coding for MPDSSHGDPRDPIAAARANWEKAGWGDVAGGMVAVTSVMRAHQILLARVESALRPYDLSFSRFELLRLLAFSRAGALPITKASDRLQVHVTSVTHAIRRLEAGGLVRRLPHPTDGRTTLVEITDLGRSTVEDATATLNEKVFADIGMSAEESQRLVASIETLRHSAGDF
- a CDS encoding anti-sigma factor family protein, which codes for MTNADPYAMWDAAYVLGSLSSAERREYEAHLVTCRQCRSAVSEISGMPALLSLLDCETVGDDAPVQDLPPDFGALMAAAAAATRRHRSWLMFASAAAAVLVIGLATGLAMVWWRSVPAGQPALELTAVTPSSYSATVRLAEHDWGTEIMMSCTYADRPDEPADIDRLVMVAVGDDGTRTRLATWNATAGTTASPHASTSLAVDDIAAVQVVDDESGEVLLERALDATAR
- a CDS encoding sigma-70 family RNA polymerase sigma factor, producing the protein MDDADGVALRSLYDAHAAALWRYALRLTGDRARAEDVVQETLLRAWEHPEAIDDTRRPARAWLFTVARNMIIDERRSARFRRESPDTGIELPGPDEVNAALDRLLLGDAMAQLSADHRAVIRRSYYLGWSTTQIADDLQIAEGTVKSRLHYAVRALRLVLQEMGVTR
- the map gene encoding type I methionyl aminopeptidase, encoding MVSIPGLRGRKVVPQRSPGELDAMAVAGSLVAKALRAVREAAVPGVSTLDLDRIAESVIRDGGGIPSFLGYHGYPGSICSSVNDRVVHGIPSAAEVLGSGDLVSIDCGAIVDGWHGDSAVTFGVGPLIAADENLSAATRESMEAGIAAMVPGNKLGDVSHAIESGTRAAEIRYDRKFGIVAGYGGHGIGRQMHMDPFLANEGPPGRGPMLVAGSVLAIEPMLTLGTTQTRILDDDWTVVTTDGTRAAHWEHTVAATDDGPRILTLEL
- a CDS encoding adenylate kinase, which gives rise to MRIVLLGPPGAGKGTQAIKLAEKLGVPQISTGDLFRHNISTGTELGIEAKKYLDAGDLVPASLTNALVDDRLDDEDAAAGFILDGFPRSVEQAVALEEMLRKRGLKLDAVVEFRVPEEELVERLKGRGRADDTEDVIRNRFKVYRDETAPLLDHYSADLKTVDAVGSLDEVFGRALQALGK
- the secY gene encoding preprotein translocase subunit SecY — encoded protein: MLSAFISALRTADLRRKILFTLAMVILYRVGASLPSPGVNYGNVQQCIEQVSGGESGQIYSLINLFSGGALLQLSVFAVGVMPYITASIIVQLLTVVIPRFEQLRKEGQSGQAKMTQYTRYLAIALAVLQATSIVALAANGGLLQGCALDIIQDQSIFVLVVIVIVMTAGAALVMWMGELVTERGVGNGMSLLIFAGIAAAIPGEGKNILDSRGGMVFTLVCIAALIIVIGVVFVEQGQRRIPVQYAKRMVGRKMYGGTSTYLPLKVNQAGVIPVIFASSLIYIPQLITQLIQSGSSNPGQGWWEKFVADYLSNPSDPIYIALYFGLIVFFTYFYVSITFNPDERADEMKKFGGFIPGIRPGKPTADYLRYVLSRITLPGSIYLGIIAVLPNVFLDIGNSGGGVQNLPFGGTAVLIMIGVGLDTVKQIESQLMQRNYEGFLK
- a CDS encoding SAM-dependent methyltransferase, with product MPRTDNDTWDLASSVGATATMVAAARAMATQAPNPVIDDPFAEPLVRAVGVDFFTKLASGELKPEDLDPGTEASAPMGVMRFVDGMAARTRFFDEFFQSATRAGVRQAVILASGLDARAYRLTWPTGTVVYEIDQPEVIEFKRRAIADLGAHPTTELRPVAIDLRDDWVTALREAGLDTTEPIAWIAEGLLGYLPGQAQDTLLDQITELSPAGSRFALEVMPVIRADEQEAARERMHSVTTKWQEHGFDLDFSELTFLGERADASAFLAERGWQVEAVRANDLIVAAGLIPVEDDQVGFGDVHYITALR
- a CDS encoding SAM-dependent methyltransferase is translated as MVAAARALASAEPDALINDPFAAPLVRAVGVEFFTKMVDGSLQVPEEAAEAATAMTTVMAVRTRFFDDFFIHSGLPQAVILASGLDSRAYRLPWAPGAVVYEIDQPEVIDFKTRTLAELGAEPTTDRRTVSVDLRDDWPAALRGAGFDDSVPTAWSAEGLLIYLPPEAQDRLFDHITTLSAPGSTLATEYHRDAGAAIGQRAAEIRRQWGDQGFDLDFADLSYPGERHPVTDYLSARGWDVTARSRPDVFADYGQCFPTSEALAPLRNSLSVIATRSA
- a CDS encoding SAM-dependent methyltransferase gives rise to the protein MARTEGDSWDPASSVGTTATMVAAARAAATQAGRFIEDPWAAPLVRAVGIDFFTRMVDGELDIAQFPDFTPERAQQMIDAMALRTKFFDDYFLSASDAGIQQAVILASGLDSRAYRLPWPGGTTVYEIDQPQVIDFKTSTLTKLGAQPSALRRAIGVDLRDDWPAALLDAGWSAEQPTAWCAEGLLIYLPAEAQDRLFDTINGLSAPGSMIATEFAPGILDLDAERAAAASAAFAGQGLDLDMASLVYSGQRHSAADYLDQRGWDVTAVPTSELFSRNGLHPPQPDDRDALGEIVYISATYPGA